A window of Metabacillus sp. B2-18 contains these coding sequences:
- a CDS encoding DUF6434 domain-containing protein, whose protein sequence is MRPKLCKEMNIEDFKNYYWLKEELATFCKELGIPSYGPKLELTERIIMFLSMGVITKAPKKKASQAKQYDSLSLDTVIIPNHRCSQDIREFFIKEIGKQFHFSTYIQNFFKNNAGKTFQDVVNAWYEEEERKKDPSFTKEISPQFEYNQFIRDFYQDPTNKGKPRKDAIGAWNTIKTLPGDNKYKSTTR, encoded by the coding sequence ATGAGACCAAAGTTATGTAAAGAAATGAACATAGAGGATTTTAAAAATTATTATTGGCTAAAAGAAGAGCTTGCTACTTTTTGTAAAGAACTTGGTATACCATCATATGGACCAAAATTAGAACTAACGGAAAGAATTATTATGTTTCTATCAATGGGCGTCATAACTAAAGCTCCAAAGAAAAAAGCATCACAAGCAAAACAATATGATTCTCTCTCTTTAGATACGGTCATTATTCCAAATCACAGATGCAGCCAAGATATCAGAGAGTTTTTTATAAAAGAAATCGGCAAACAATTTCATTTTTCTACTTACATACAAAACTTTTTTAAAAACAATGCTGGAAAAACGTTTCAAGATGTTGTTAATGCTTGGTACGAAGAAGAAGAACGAAAAAAAGATCCTTCATTCACTAAAGAGATCTCGCCACAATTTGAATATAATCAATTCATAAGAGATTTCTATCAAGATCCGACCAATAAAGGAAAACCTCGAAAAGATGCGATAGGTGCATGGAACACCATTAAAACTCTACCGGGAGATAATAAATACAAATCTACGACACGATAG
- a CDS encoding YdcF family protein has product MRNLFWIFSALLIIYGLASLWTNRINIGIVFILFLGMICLVVSIYFKKLKQYVQRRKKIKRTIIIVLSIGLLTAASLEALLLSGMIEKEPQTVDYILVFGAGVKNGSPTPVLKNRLQKAIEIHGKYPESNIIVSGGLDTGEQYTEAFVMKEYLIINGIPEQVIIMEDKATSTKENADFSQKLMSGKSQEVMVVTSNYHLFRASYYANKAGLTPYRAGAPIPLSIVPLTHLREMMGIGKMLVEDVLD; this is encoded by the coding sequence ATGAGAAATTTGTTTTGGATTTTTTCGGCATTATTAATTATTTATGGACTAGCATCATTATGGACAAATAGAATAAACATTGGAATTGTGTTTATTCTATTTCTTGGAATGATCTGTTTAGTAGTAAGTATTTATTTCAAGAAGTTAAAACAATATGTTCAAAGAAGAAAAAAGATTAAAAGAACAATTATTATTGTTTTATCCATTGGACTACTTACTGCAGCAAGTTTAGAAGCATTGCTATTAAGCGGGATGATTGAAAAGGAGCCTCAAACCGTTGATTATATTCTCGTTTTTGGTGCTGGAGTAAAAAATGGTTCCCCAACCCCTGTGTTAAAAAACCGTTTGCAAAAAGCAATTGAAATACATGGTAAATATCCAGAATCAAACATAATCGTGTCAGGTGGACTTGATACTGGTGAGCAATACACGGAAGCTTTTGTTATGAAGGAATACCTTATTATTAATGGTATACCAGAGCAAGTAATAATAATGGAGGATAAAGCAACAAGTACAAAAGAAAATGCTGATTTCAGTCAAAAGCTAATGTCAGGGAAATCACAGGAAGTAATGGTTGTAACTAGTAATTATCATTTATTTCGTGCAAGTTATTATGCAAATAAAGCCGGACTTACTCCTTATCGTGCGGGAGCCCCTATACCACTAAGTATTGTTCCACTTACACATTTAAGAGAAATGATGGGGATAGGGAAAATGTTGGTGGAAGATGTCCTTGATTAG